ggagaaagaagaagacgagtctcccgcgcctaaaaacgagataaatcgtaccaactggtgctccaggttgggggttaggtagggctgataaccctaccaggaaaacaacttgttacgaagccacaaaagtagCCTCAGGCTGAATTGACAACCCAACGACTAACTCGGCCATAAATCCATTTCTCCAGTGAACAGAGAACTCgataaatatttcatttcatacTCATATGTTTCCTCAAAGAAAGTTTCCCATTTCCTATCAACGAGAAATCAGTTTCTGCAATACCAAGCTGTCAAATAAACTTGTATATTCGAAATCAAAGGTCAACTTGTTGCCGAAAGTAGTTCATTCAAACAATTTTATTGGAAGTCCATGTTGATAAAATTCAAAAGCTATCATTTCAAAATGATTGCCCCAGGAGTCTTCCCGACTTACTTTATATTTGTAATATTGTATATACATGTACATAGCTATATAAAGCTACCTTCAAAGCGCAAGTTAGAGGTTCTTTTCATAAACAACATTCCTACTAAGTCAGTATCTACCACAGAAACatcataaaatttaaattacctAAGGATATTTTCACATTACTGCAGTCCATTTTACTACATGAATCGTAAAAACACTGCGGAAGGAAAGGGAAAATACTGATATCTATCTTGTTTccaaatgcaaattttattGGAGATAAACATAAAATGTTAACAAATAGTGTAGTTGCTATGTCGAGagagaaaaatattttggaaaactgTAAATCCGTTGGTCAGATACTCAACTGCTgttgaaattctgaaatttCATTCTGCTACTAAGAAGAGAATCTAGGATTCAATTGTCTTGCGTAGGAAGAGAAATAGCGATAGACACAGCGCTTCAGGAATGGACCCCTTTATAGCTGTTCTGTAACAATCTTTGattctatttaaatttattacgGTGAATCTAACGAGGCAAGGCAAATGCTGAGGAAAACAATCGTTCAGGTTCATGGTCCATCGGGGATGTAAAAGAAATTTGTTCAATTAGTTCGATTTATCAACATGGATGTGGTCTATTTTTCGCTAGTTTCATGGCACACTCATTCTAATTATCTTCGCTTTTTGTGCCGAGAAGGTGGGAAGATTTATTTAATTGCTCAGTATTTCCATTTCCTACCCCTTGCACTTagtattttcattataatatTGTTGGCAGCGAAAACAGTGGGGATTGTGAAAGCTACacgaatgaaaataaaacctaGCAAGAACTTGAgaaggaattgaaggatttccaATTTCCAGATTGGAAACGAAGGTGCCGCTAAATGCATCctgttcgagaaacgcttcaaaTACAATGTTTGAAAAACGCGTTCTTAGAAAATGctgggaccggacttctttcgaGATTCAACCAAACTCACGGTTGGGTGATAACGAGATGGtataacaaacaaaacgaaagattagtgttaattgattaattttattgcccgcacaaagcaggatgagaagaaagaaaacgaaaacgaaaacgaGAACGAGAAAACAGTAAACAGCGAAATGCGCGTGAAAGTGATCTGATAAACGTCAAGCGGTGATCTTGTtagagaaccgctgtaaatttacacacacAGTCAGCGCTAACGTAGAGATAAGAtgagatgagaagcgggagatttgaacatTCTCCCCACCTTCTCCACCCGTTGGAGAAGTTTAACTTGATAAGACCTGAGGCTGAGAATCTCCCTCGGTGGTTGAGACTGGCAATAGTACCAATTTTGAAGTTTTGAGGGCTACCACTCGAGTGAGACCATCTTTGCCGGGATGCGTTTGAATAACTCTGGCGAGCGGCCACTTTGACGGAGGATACCCCTCATCAGAGATGAGAACCAATGATCCTTCTTTGATGTCGTGATGCGATGTTTTCCATTTAGAAATGGACTGATGTGACTGCAGATATTCCGCTGACCAGTGTTCCCAGAAATATTGTAAACGTTCCTGGATCCGTTGGAAATGAGAGAGGCGTGAAGTCGGTACATCGTTGAGTATAGGCTCAGGAATGGTGTTGAGGGGAGCACCTCTAATGAAGTGTCCAGGCGTGAGGGCAGAGAGATCATCTGGGTCCTCAGTGAGAGCGCTCAGCGGTCGTGAGTTGAGAACGGCTTCAACTTGTGCGAGGAACGTCGAGAAGTCTTCGTAGGTGAGAAGCGTGTCGGCGATCGTTCGTTGTAGATGGTATTTTACAGATTTTACCGCTGCTTCCCACTTTCCACCCATATGTGGTGCTCCAGGTGGATTGAATATCCATTGGGTCCCGTCATTTGCGAGAATTTGGCGCAAATGCTGCGATTTTTGTACACTGCTGTTGAGAAGTTGCTGAAGAGTGACGTCAGCACCCTTGAAATTAGAACCGCAATCACTAGTGAGTGATTTGCAAATCCCACGGCGACTAGTGAAGCGGCGAAATGCCTTGAGGAATCCTTCGGTGCTGTAATCCGTGACAGCCTCGAGGTGGACAGCAGATGTTGAGAGACATATAAAGACGACGATCCAGGCCTTGTAGGTTCGAGTTCCGCGTCCTTGATAATATTTGAGAGACACTGGTCCCGCGTAGTCAACTCCTGTATGCTCGAAACCAATGAGGGCTGTACTCGTTTCGCAGGAAGTTGGCCCATTAGCTGCTGAGCACGTATTACTCGTATACGTGTACAGGTGACTCATTTTTGGATGAATGATTTTATCGGAGCTCTACCTTCGATGATCCAGCAGTATCTACGAATGTAGTTCAGAGTGAGCTGTGTTCCTCCATGTAGAGTGCGAGAATGAGCGTTGGCGATGATGAGATGTGACAGTACGCAGTGTTTCGGAAGTATAGGCGGATATTTTCTATCTTCGTCAAGCTGAGAGTTCTGAAGTCGACCACCGACTCGTAAGAGTCCAGTTTGGTCAATGCGAGCTGTCAGACGTGATAGTGCATGAGACTTGGGAAGAGGCTTGCCTTGGGAAAGGATACGAATTTCTGATGCGAAGTATCCTTGTTGTGTAATACGAATCCAGTGGGTGAGAGCTGCTTGCAAATCCGCTGGAGTGAGAGCCGAGATGCTGAGTTTGGAGTCTGGTGTCCGTTTGAAGACTGCTACTGCACGTAGTAAAGTAGCAGTGACTCTGACAAGTTTTGTGAGAGTGCTGCATCGAGTCAAGAGATGATCCAAAAGCAAAGATGGAGTTGATGAGACGACATGTACTGTAGACGATCACATTTCCATGTCTTCATGAGAGACATCAAGTGGTGAGAATGAAGGCCACTGGTGAGAAGGTTTGGTTAGCCAATCTGGACCTGACCACCATAAAGAGTGCTTGATGAGTTGAGAGGGGTTTAAACCCCGCGACGCAATCAGCTGGATTCTGCTTGGTGGAGATGAATTTCCACACTGCTGAGGGTGAGATTTCATGAATGTCACGTACTCGGTTCTTAACGAATTCCTTCCAACGAGTGGGATCACTGTTAATCCATGCGAGGGTAACCGATAAATCTGCCCACAAAGTAACTGGCACGTTGATCAAGTTGAGAGCCTTTTGTGTGCGTGAGATGAGCTTCGCGAGGAATAATGCGGCAGATAATTCTAATCGTGGAATTGTGAGACGTTTGAGAGGGGCAACTCGAGTTTTTGCACAAACAAGAGTTACTTTTGATTGCTGATTTGGATGAGAAACTCTGATGCATACAGCTGCAGCCATTGCAGTTTGTGATGCGTCCGAAAATCCGTGTATCTCGACATATGAGAGGTCAGATGTGAGATTGAGCCAGCGTGGAATTTTGAGACTGGCTAGATCAATCAATTCACTCCTGAACGTCTTCCAACGATGAGTTATCTGAGGAGTTAGTGGGTCATCCCATCCAATCTTTTCTAACCATAAGTCCTGCATCAGAATTTTAGCTCGAACAATGACTGGTGAGATTAATCCAAGAGGATCAAACAACTAAGCTGTTTCTGACAGTATGATGCGTTTTGTGATGGCCCAAGTTTGAGATGTACGGCCTGTAAAAGTCAAAATGTCCGGAGAACATTTCCAAGACATTCCGAGAATTTTACACGTAGACTCATTGAACTGGTGAGATGTATTGCTGCTGAGACTTGATGAGTTGACTTTACAGAACGATGAATGATTGCTTTTCCACTTCGCTACTGGAAAACACCCGGTGAGACAGAGCGCATCAACCTGGGACGCGATTTCGTTGAGACGTGAGAGAGTATCAGCACCTCCGGTGATGTCGTCGACGTAGCTACCCTTTTCAAAAGGTTCGATTGCTAACGGGAACTTATGTCCCTCGTCGTTGAGAAGTTGTTTAAGAACGCGACATGCTAAGTATGGTGCTGGCTTTGTACCATAAGTAACGGTTGTAAGATCGTACATTGCAGGCTCGCTGGTGCTTGACTGATGATATGTCCAAAGTATTCTCTGGAACTTCCAGTCATCGGGATGAACATCAATTTGACAGAACATTTTGGTAATGTCCCTTATAAAGATGAATTTGTGCTGCCTTACATACAGCAGTACAACGAAAATGTCTGCTTGAAGTTTCGGACCGGTATGCAACGTATCGTTGAGGGAAATTCTTGTGCTTGATTTACAGGACCCGTTGAATACGACCCTCAGCTTCGTGGTGAGACTATCTTCACGCAATACACCGTGGTGAGGAAGGTAAAAGCTCTCAGTAGGTGATGACTTATCTTCTGAGACTTTTTTCATGTGACCCAGCGATTCACACTCTTTTAGAAAATCTGAGTACAACTTAAAAAACTCAGGCTGGTGAGAAATGCGTTTGATGAGCCTATTGAGCGATTTTTCTGCGATATGCTTCGTTTGTCCGAGTTGTGGAGCATTCGATTCGAAGGGTAGGCGCACCACATACCGACCTGCACTATCGCGAGTATGTGTGCTTCGCATTCTGCTTCTTCGGCGCTGAGCGAATCCTCCCGATGAGACGAGACATCCTCAATTTCCCAGAATTTGGAGATGTTATCATGTAGCTGCTCATTTGAGATTGTGAAACCCGTATGGGAAGGCGCACTGGATGATGAGCTATCGACTGGACCAAGAATTGTCCATCCAAACATGGTGTTAAAAGCCGTAGGCTCATTTGATGAAATGGATTTAGGATTTTGGCGTAGGAGTCTGCACCGATGATAATATCAATCTTGGCAGGTGAGAGGAAATCAGGGTCAGCTAGTTCTATATTATGAAGATGAGGTCAACTCTTTGCGAATATTTCGACTGACGGCAATTTGACGGTGAGATTCAGGAGAATGTGTGCGTTGAACTCTGCCTGTTGAGTTGAGAATCTTGAGAACAATGTAATGTGGTGGCAGCTCCTTCTGTTTCTCCAGATGGGACACTGCCTACTCCAACAATTGGAATGtagaccacagttagatactagacagctacctcactcccccttgcccctcaaggggggaaatcagcgcgagtacacacgatttcaaattgttttgcccttgagcatgagcgagatgtaccgaaaacccgatcagctgtgtttgacataccgcccggacttgccaatgtattggtgagattggcaagtttttgcttatgtataagtgaatacgtgaaacaactttttgctatatgggtgagcacgccgtagtaccagaatagcaaaagctcactgatctctctcttaccaatacgatttgacatgattatgccttttccttgtttagcgtctctgatgtgtacagataagcttctgcaagccaattgcaagtggggtcatttttgtaagggtactgcctatagtagatctactgtgatgTAGACATTCGAGACAGAGAGGTTGAGAGTGCGAAAGAGTTCCTGAGAGATGAGGGTGATCTCCGATCTTGGATCGATTAGAAGTCTTACTGGGTGAGAATTCCGTGACGATGTTAAGATGAGAGCTTGAGCAGTTGGACgagatatgatttccgatttgAGGTTTTGATGAGACTTTCGCACTGAGTTGAATTATGTTGAGATGTGAGATGATGACGCTAAATCCTGGAGATATGAGCTGTCAGTTTGAACTGACTGATGAGAACTCCACCAAGGTCAATCTTTTGATGCCTTTTCCTGGCTGCTGGACGTTGTTAAGATGTGGCGCGCTACAAATCTTACAGCGTCTTGTACTGCGGCAATCTTTCACTTGATGCGTACCCAGACAGTTAATGCAGAGGGCACGAGATGTTGCCAGATGAAACCGTTGATCTGCGTCTAATATCTGGAAATTCGGACATCCTACTACAAAATGATTTCCTCCGCAACAAGAACAGTAGTTCGATTTGAATGACAGCGTTGATTTGACCTCGGGTTTCGGCGTTTGCTTGAGAACTTCGGGCTGAGAAAGATTGCAGTTCGACTGATAATTCGCTGATGACTTAGATGTTGTCTTAGACTTGAAGGACTGAGCAGAGTTCGAATTAGATGATCGTGCCACATGCACATGAGATGCTTTGGGAGATTGTTGTTTCCCAGTATTGATTCTTCCAGGCTGAGCCTTCTCTTTGCCTTTCTGAATCAGTCTGCCTTCCATGGTTTCTAGTGCGCGTGCGCGACACATTAGAAAACTAGTGAGTCGTTCTAATGCTGGATACTCTGTTGAAGATCCCAGTGTGAGCTCCCAGTCCTCACGGGTTTGCAGGTCCAGTCGATGAGTTATGAGATGTACCAGCAGCTGATCCCAATGTTGAACTGGCGATCCTAGCGCCTTAAGTGAATTGAGCACCTCGGTCACTGTGCTGATGACAGTGTTTAGTTCCTTCGAGATCCTGGACGCCATCCTTGGAAGAGTAAATAGTCGATTTAACTGTGCAGAAATGAGAAGCCGCTTGTTCTCATATCTATTCTGCAAAGCTGTccaggccgagttgaatgccTCATTAGTAATGGGAATGTTGGCGATGAGAGATGCAGCATTTCCTTGAACACTGGTTGTGAGGTAGTGCATTTTGTCAACCTCGGTGACACCCTGTTTCTCGACGACCGACAAAAATAGCGATTTGAATGACGGCCAATCAATGATATTGCCAGAGAATTCTGGTGGCTTGATTGTCGGCAAGGGTGCACGCTGCTGTACCGATTCTTGAAAAGAGGCTTTGAAGGCTGCTGAGAACGAGGCTCCAGCTCGTTTATGCGTGCCTTGAGAGCGGATTCCGCTTTGACGAACTGCACCTTGGCTTTTAAGAACCATTTGTCCTTAAAGTAAGGAATTTCTAGAGGCAGTTCGGCCTTCGAAGTCATGATCTTCTCATGATCATGAGAGATTTTCTCCCAGGCATCGGAAACCATGGCCAATTTAGATTCAGCCTCGAAGATGGTAAGCTGAGCGATAGCACCGCTGTCCACTTCTGTGGTTATCTGCTCCACGTATTCCAAATTGATTTGTTGGGCTATAATCAGCTTTGTAATAGCCATAGTTAACAGATGAGAAGACGATTAAAAGTTTATAAAACTGAGAATGTGAAATGTTCTTCGTATTGTAACACGCGCACTCACAGGATCGCACCACTGAGTCTAAAATCGCACTTCACGGTAAATAGTTCGGAGTACTCGGCAATAACTCGAAGTTGAAGGCACAAACTACACTCAACACAGTTTCTTGCAAAATGTAAGCTTAAAGAAGCCcgtatccggctcgacggaccaaaaaATGTTCGAGAAACGCTTGAAATACAATGTTTGAAAAACGCGTTCTCAGAAAATACTGGGAGCCGACTTCTTTCGAGATTCAACCAAACTCACGGTTGGGTGATAACGAGATGGTATAACAAACAAAACTAAAGACTAGtgttaattgattaattttattgcccgcacaaagcaggatgagaagaaagaaaacgaaaacgagaACGAGAAAACAGTAAACAGCGAAATGCGCGTGAAAGTGATCTGATAAACGTCAAGCGGTGATCTTGTtagagaaccgctgtaaatttacacacacAGTCAGCGCTAACGTAGAGATAAAAtgagatgagaagcgggagatttgaacacACCCCACATTCTATTGCCGGTAGAAAGTGCATTCATATGCCTTCGGAAGCTCTTCTATGATCCATTCGGAATTGAGGCTTGAACACCGTATATAggcagcctcatgattttttttcagatatttcgtttgggtagtttctgagaatgggtccgttaagggaatcatcactttcgagcTCCGCATTCCCCGCCATTCCAACTAAAGTCGAAACAAATACCAGTTGCAAAAAAATAccagtcgagacctttcatgactatattcggtgaaaaaaatgtacacccccttttgcatgtatgaggaactcccttaaactcaaccttGACAGATGTAACATACTGCGTGGGtcggggttcacagttcccactttctcaccaaacttcGTGTCAACTGGTattgccgtttctgagaaaagtgcatgtgatagacaaacagagagacaaacagacatttcCGATGTTAATAATGATTTGTTTCACAAGCAAAGGGTGGCAAAgataaaagggctggggagaagtaaccTCTTGATATTTGGGACTTTAATATCAGCACCATATTACGCGAAATTGGTAACTTTAAAATACTATAACTTTCATACTAACAACCAGATTCTCAGGAAGCTTGCAGTATTGTTCGCGATATTGTCCTCTAAACTGCTACAAAATTTGATAAATCTAGGACGAACCTAAAGGGGAAAAACTGGTAATACCATTATCATTTTGTTAAGGGACGGCGCACTGCGTCCTtagagaactattgtgccccttttactggttttagtgtacctattaactctGGTATCCCAAGCAAGCCCATAACCGTTAGGATTTTTTGTATATTCCCTacctccaaatctttcaacttcgcATCTAGTATTAGGTCCCCACGTACCTCGACTTGCTTTGCGCAAATATCTGACACAGTCCCAGAACATATAATGAGGTTTCGTACCACCCTGCGCAGAACCTGCAGGTAGTGCccatagatattcctagcttctctaggtgatagtttagccggcagtggtcagtgagaattcccattatgattcggaggtcctacttggtgaggtttaaagaGTCCTTTGTGTTCAAGAGTTTGCACCCGCAATAAGTGCCCTGGActcctccattcctggtaatctcgcccaatatagttccctcagccgctcctcttcattttttaatgtcataggcTAAACCACACCCcacaaaaatcgatttttttttaaatttccaaagGTATTTCCCtccttaagccgtatgtcatagctacactctcccagtttgccttgctactccaacgtgttcgaagtgaaacctcgtcgtcccttggtatcaataattcgggataccgcctagaaacaatatcaatcttccttcgatttaggcagctttcTGGCTCACCGAAACTCTCGTCCATCCTGAAGATTGTTCTCCTTGCCTGCTCTGTGCAAATGGAGAACGGTCAATACTAGAAGCActtccagggatgccattgggcatgtcctcattgccccccTGATATacacacaagccagtctttggagttcaTGTAActctctggcttgtgtgctaaGTTGAGTTCTTTCTGAGCAactaatcattggccttactaatGCAGTGTATATCCGAAGTAGTATCTTCAAAGTGCAGTTCCATTTTTCTCCTAcaatggacctgcaagtcatgagagctctcgtggctttccgacaagtgtttccgacatgcatTTTCTATTTCCACATATTTGACTTCTATTTCTCGTGTAACTTCCATGCCATGTacccttatggctctcaggtgatcaagcttacatttcctagtgaatggtactataatgattttggctggattgatacgtgctatttcttttgttcctATGGCAACCCGTAGTACATCCGTTAGCTGATACAGAGTAGTTTCGGTTGACTATCTTGTCTTATCTGTCTGTTGACACTGATCTAGGGTATTACGCATTGTGTCTACGACCTTCTCCAGCTTTGAGagtgaacgatgttaggcaggtTAATCTGAAAAATTTAAGGTGAAAACGGTCTTTTTTGTCcgctccctttcttccacttttattcgttgttggggtgccaggcagaatgttgttgcctTTTGCCGTGTAGGAGGACCCCGGGACATAAGTTCCAAGAATCAAGTGTCctcttcattctcggtaaatgtccctttctccttcttcaaacagacagaggatattgccccgtctttggctatagtTTTGCATAGCCTGGTTACTTCTGT
The DNA window shown above is from Hermetia illucens chromosome 5, iHerIll2.2.curated.20191125, whole genome shotgun sequence and carries:
- the LOC119656898 gene encoding uncharacterized protein LOC119656898, with protein sequence MSHLYTYTSNTCSAANGPTSCETSTALIGFEHTGVDYAGPVSLKYYQGRGTRTYKAWIVVFICLSTSAVHLEAVTDYSTEGFLKAFRRFTSRRGICKSLTSDCGSNFKGADVTLQQLLNSSVQKSQHLRQILANDGTQWIFNPPGAPHMGGKWEAAVKSVKYHLQRTIADTLLTYEDFSTFLAQVEAVLNSRPLSALTEDPDDLSALTPGHFIRGAPLNTIPEPILNDVPTSRLSHFQRIQERLQYFWEHWSAEYLQSHQSISKWKTSHHDIKEGSLVLISDEGYPPSKWPLARVIQTHPGKDGLTRVVALKTSKLVLLPVSTTEGDSQPQVLSS